The following is a genomic window from Fluviispira vulneris.
AAAAGATATTTCTGCTGAAAATATAAAAATTGAAACACGCAAAGCATTAGCAGAGTTTGTAGCAGTTAGAGCAGCTGCTAATTTTCTTGGGGCGCATATCAGTCAAAAAGTAGCTAATGAAGTGGTTAAATACTTCCAAAAATCATTAGATAGCAATGAAGCAATTGATTTAATGAAAGTAATTAATATACTTGAAATATCTGTAGAAGTTCTAAATAATTTATGCACGTGCTTACAACAATCTAATAGCGAAAAAATGATTTCTGAAGAGCATTTAGCTTCGTATGAAAAGTTTAAAAATTTGTTTAATATTAAGGATTAGGCCATGAAAATATTAGTGGTGGATGATTCAAAATCTGTTCATCGGCTGTTAGAGGAAATGGTAGATTTACCAGATCTCACTTTTCAGCACGCTTACAATGGACAAGAAGCTGTAAATGCTGTTCAAGAAACTGACTTTTCTGCTGATCTTATATTACTTGATTGGGAAATGCCTATATTAAGTGGTATTGAAACTCTTCCTTTATTAATTAAACACCGTCCCAAACAAACTATCATAATGATGACAACAAAAAACTCGATGG
Proteins encoded in this region:
- a CDS encoding response regulator, translated to MKILVVDDSKSVHRLLEEMVDLPDLTFQHAYNGQEAVNAVQETDFSADLILLDWEMPILSGIETLPLLIKHRPKQTIIMMTTKNSMAEITEAMQKGAADYIIKPFTKDIIVGKINTILEGGI